From a single Nicotiana tomentosiformis chromosome 2, ASM39032v3, whole genome shotgun sequence genomic region:
- the LOC138905428 gene encoding uncharacterized protein: MQRTLRVMKADATESVELASYRLRDIAINWYESWELSKGEDALPAVWQDFTEAFLHHYLPPELRRARVDRFFTPRQGNMSLREYNLQFDSLERYAPTILTKMEDRVHQFVMGLESHLLNDCMSISLHPGIDISPIQVYNQGVEERKQKQRADRKHDRGQSKRARASGPSGEI, from the coding sequence atgcagaggactttgagggtaatgaaggccgatgcgactgagtcagttgagctagcttcctatagacttcgggatATTGCAATTAATTGGTATGAGTCTTGGGAGTTATCCAAAGGTGAGGATGCCCTTCCAGCAGTATGGCAGgattttacagaggcttttcttcatcattatttgccaccagagcttagacgggccagagttgataggttcttcaCCCCtagacagggtaatatgagtttgcgggagtacaaccttcagtttgattctttggagaggtatgctcccactattttaactaagatggaggatcgggttcaccagtTTGTGATGGGGTTGGAGTCGCACCTACTCAATGACTGTATGTCGATCTCACTTCATCCAGGCATTGATATTTCTCCTATTCAGGTATACaatcagggtgtagaggagcgtaagcagaagcaaAGGGCCGATCGtaagcatgataggggccagagtaagagagcaaGAGCttcaggtccttctggtgagATTTGA